TAGCTCCCGGCCCAAAAGCGGACGTCGGCGCAAAGATCAAGTTTGGGATGAAGCGCTCGATCATTGTGCCGTCACCAGCTACGCTTCGGCTGCAAAAGCATAGATCAGATCGACATCGCCCTCGACCACCAAGAACTCATCGCTGGTCGCCAAGCGCGCGCCATGGCCCGGAGAGCCGCCCTGCAGTGAGGGGATGCCGAGGACCTTGGCGAAATGCGCCCAAGGGCCGCCGAAACCCTGCACCGGATCGTGCGGGGGCAGTCATAGGCATCGAGCGTCGCCAGCGTGGCGCGGATCAGGCTGGATTCGACAGAGGTCTCATACCAGTCATAGGCCGCCATCACCCTGATCGCAATGTCCAGGACACCGGCCAAATCGAGATGGCGGCGGATGATCGCGATGATGTCCTGCGCGCCAACCTCGCTGATCACGCGCAGATCGCAAGTCGCGGTCGCCGTGTCGGGCAGCAGGAAGGACTTGGTGCCAGGCCCGGTATAGCCGCTGCGCAATCCGCTGATGTTGAAGGAGGCGCCATACATGTAGCGTTGCAGCAGATCGGCTGGCGCCATCTCCTCTTTGAAAGCCTCGAACGGGAATTGCGGCGCCAGCCCGGGGATGAAGCCGTTGGGATCCTTGCCGGCAACGCCCGAGCGCATCGCGTCGAACAGCGGGCGTTCCCAGTCGGCGATCGGCTTCTCCTGCGCCATCAGGGCGGCGAGTTCGGGGATGGCTAATCCGGCCGCTGTCGTCGGTCACGTCTTCGGCGGTGAAGTCGGAGCCGTCATGGAACTTGACGCCCTTGCGCAGCTTGAACTCCCAGGTCGTGGCATCGATGGCCTTCCACGACTCGGCCAGATTGGGCTCGACCTGCAGTTTCTCGTTCGAGCGCACCAGCGTGTCGAAGATGTGCTTGAGCGCCTCGACATGGACGCCCAGCGCGCTCCCAACCGTGCAAGACCGATCGCACCAAGCAAGCGGCCGTTCCCCACGATCATCCCCGGATTGCTGGCAAAGGGCGGAAAGCCGGTCAGGGCGGTGGGCGTCATGGGTGGCCAATACCAGGCGACCGGACATTTGCAGATTCTGACCGGGCTGCTCGATCGCGGCCTCGATAACCAGCAGGCGTCGGACGCGCCGCGCTGCTTCGTCTTCGATGGCAATCTGTCGCTGGAGCCGACGATTTCAGCTACCGTCGCCGATGATCTGGCGGCACGCGGTCATCGTACCGTCTGGGCAGACGAGCCGCTCGGCGGTTGCCAGATCGTTTATGTCGACCACGACCGGGGCGTCATGTACGGCGCCTCCGATCATCGCAAGGACGGAATTGCGCTCGCCGCCTGAGACCGCACGCTGCCGGAGCTGGATCCCATGCTGGAGATCAATATTCCCGAGGTCGTCGCGGAGGTTCGCGCCGTGTTCGATCGCTATGAGCGCGCCCTGAAGGAAAATGACATCCCCGTGATGGAGGAACTGTTCTGGAACAGCGCCCTGACCACGCGCTACGGCGTCGGCGAGAACCTGCGCGGCTGGCGGGCGATCTCGCATTTCCGTCGTAGCGGCAAGCTCGGACGGTTCCGGCGCGTGCTGGTCGACACCATCATCACGACCTATGGCCGCGATGTCGCGACCGCCAACACCGAATACCAACGCGAGGGCGAGGCGCTTCCGGGGCGCGAGACCAAGACACTGATCCGCACTCCTGATGGCTGGCGCATCGCCTCGGCACATGCCAGCCTTCTTGGCCTCACCGTCTAAGCGGGCTCAGCCGCTGCGAGCGACCCAGCCAAGTAGGTTCAGCCACATCGTCCGGAACATCGGTGCCTGCAGGAAGTCGTTCGGCAGCCAATGCGGTCCGATATCCGTCGTCCAAGCCGCGCTGCGCCCCTTGCCGGCCGTGCCGCAGACGAGCAGCGGATGGCCGCCCTCCTCCTCCGGCATGCTCAGCAAGACGTCGGCCCCCGGCCTGGCCATGACCTCGTTGATGCCGAGGATGTAGGGGAGCGATCCGCCAAGGCCAGCCATGACTGGGTGACTCTGCGCCGACGCTGTCGCGACGGGTTCGATGCCCTCGGGCATCTCGATGCGGTCGTCATAGGGGTGCATCGTCACGGGCAGCACCGCCTCCACCGGCGTCTTGCAGTAGCGCGCCGCGCCGTTGATGCCCTGGAAGCTGTAGTAGCCGCCGACCATGATAAGGCCGCCCCCGCCGAGCACATAGTCGCGGATCGCCTTCAGCCGGTTGGGGAAGCGCTTCGACTGGATCCAGACTGCAGGCGGCAGCAACAGTGTGTTGGCGCCGATGTCGCTGAGGATTATCGCGTCGTATTGCGCCAGTTCCTCGGCGCTTGTTGGGAAGCTCTCGGCCGCCTCATGGCAGAGCATATAGGTGAAATCGAAGTTCGGGCCGGCCAGCACCTTCAGGAAATCGTCGGCGCCGCGATGATGCGTCACCGAGGGGAACTGGTCCCAGCCCTTGATATGGGTCGCGGTCGAGGTCCAGCTCTCGCCGGCCAGCAGGATTTTCTTGGTCATGTCACTCATGCCTCGTCGTGCCGGATAAGCCGCCGGCACAGGGCCGGCAGCGACCAAGCCGGTGCCGCGCTCAGGAAAGCTTGGCGAACTGGAGCTGGAAATTGCCGTCCGGGTACTGCACCCAGTCGAGCGCCTTGACGGAGGCCTGCAGCGTCGCCGGGAACGCGAGGAACAGCATCGGCGCATCCTGCGCGATGAGGTTCTGCGCCTCGCGGTAGATCTTGGCGCGCTCCGCTTCGACCGTCAGTGCGCGGGCCTGTTCGAGAAGCTGCGTAACCTTGTCGCTGTGGTAGCCCGCGAAATTGTTCGGGCCGGTCTTTGTGAAGTAGTTAAACATGTTGCCGTCCGGATCGGTCCGGCCCGACCATGGCGACATGCACAGGTCGAAATCCTTCTGCCTGAGCACCGTGATGAGGCTGGTGGAATCGATCTGCTTGATCTCAACCTTGAAGCCGGCCTGATTGGCCTGCGCCTGCAGGATCTCCGCGGTGCGGACCTGCGCCGGGGAGTTCGTCACGGTGATCGAGACCGGCACGGGTCCGCTGATGTTAGCCTCGGCCAGCAGCTTCTTCGCCGCATCGCTGCCGGGCTTATAGGGTGCGAAGGCAGGATCATAGGCCCAGCCGATCGAGGGAGGGATCGCGCCATAAGCGACGTTGCCGGTGCCGAAATAGACCGCGCGCAGTACAGTCTGCGGATCGATCGCGGTCACGAAGGCGCGCCGCACGGCCGGATTGTCGAAGGGTGCGCGCGTGCAGTTGAGCGAGAACGCGTTGAAGCCCAGGCCCGGCGACTGTTTCAGCGTGACACTGGCCTCGCGCGACAATTGAGCAACCGCCTGCGCCGGCACGCCATCGACGAGCTGGATCGTGCCCGAGCGCAAATTGGCAAGCCGCACCGTCTCGTCGGGGATCGGGCGGAAAACCAGCCGCTCGATCGAGGCCGGGCCGCGCCAGTAGCCGGCGAAGCGCTCCAGCACCAGCTCGGAATTCTTAGTCCAGGACACGAATTTGTAGGGGCCGGCACCGACCGCCTTTGCGGAGAAATCAGCGCCGAGCGCCTTCACCGCCGTCGGCGAGACCATCATGCCCGCGCGGACCGCGACAACCTGCAGGAACGGCGCATAGGGCACCTTGAGCTTGATCGTGAAGCTCTGCGGCCCGGCTATTTCGATCGTGTCGATCGGCCCGAGTTCGGTCCGGCGCGGCGAGGCGGTCGCCGGGTCGAGCATGCGCTCGAAATTCGCCTTCACCGCCGCGGCGTCGAGCGCCGTGCCGTCATGGAAGGTCAAGCCCGGCTTCAGAGTGAAGCGGTAGGCCACGGGGTCGACCTGCTCGGCGCTGGCGAGGCCGGGCTCGATCTTCATGTCCGGCGTCATGTGCAGCAGCGGCTCGTGCAGGTTGAACGCCACGGCTAGTTCGAAGAACGAGGCCATCAGCGCCGGGTCGAGCGTCACCGGGTCGGAGACCACGCCGATCGTCAGCGTGCGCGGGCTCTGGGCAAAACCAAGCCCCGACGAGAGCGCGGCGGGCGTGGCCGCAAGCGAAGCGATCAGGGCGCGGCGGGAAAGTGTGGTCGTCATGATGGTGGTCCTCTGGTTAGTGCCCTGTTGGCAAGTTCTACGGCCGGCTTTTTTGGCTAGGTCGGCCCTGCGTCGCGCGGGTCGAGTTTGTCCCTCAGCCCGTCGCCCAGCAGGTTGAAGCCGAGCACGATCAGGAAGATCGCCAGACCCGGGAAACAGGCCAGCCACGGCGCCAGATCGAGGAAGCCGATGGCATTGCGTAACATGTTTCCCCAGGTCGGCGTCGGCGGCTGAACGCCGAGCCCCAGGAACGAGAGATAGGCTTCGGTGATGATCGCTGAGGCGAAGAGCAGCGAGCCCTGCACGATGACCGGCGTCATGATGTTGGGCAGGATGGTGCGGAACAGAATTCGCGCCGTGCCCGCGCCGAGCGCCCGGCTGGCCTCGACGAAATCGAGCCGGGCGACGATCAGCGTCTGCGCCCGCGCGATCCGGGCGAAGACGGGCAGATTGACCACCGCGATCGCAAGCACGGCATTGGTCAGGCTCGGGCCGAGCACGGCGGTGATGGCCAGGGCGAGCAGAATGCTCGGAAACGCGAAGATCACGTCCATCACGCGCATCATCAGCGCATCGATCCATCCGCCGAAGAAGCCGGCGACGAGCCCTGTTGCCGTCCCCAGGATGAACGCCGCGGCGACGCTGAGCACGCCGACGAGGATCGACGCGCGCGCGCCATAGATGACGCGCGAGAAGGTATCGCGTCCGAGATCGTCGGTGCCGAAGAGATGCTCGGCCGAGGGCGGCGAGAGCGTCGCGATGAAGTCGGGAATGTTGGGGTCATGCGTCGCGATCAGCGGCGCAGCGAGCGCCATCACCAAGGCGAGCCCGACGAGCACGACCCCCGTGGCAGAACGCGGATCGGCGACAAGCTTTCTCGCCAGCCCGCGCGGCGTGGACGTAAGCACCAGGGTGGGCGCCTGGCTCAACTGACCCTCACGCGCGGATCGACCAGCGTGTAGATCAGGTCGGTGATGAAGTTGATCAGCACGAACAGCACGGCGGTCAGCAGCACGGCGCCCTGCACCACGGGATAGTCGCGGGCGAAGATAGCATCGACGGTCAGCTTGCCGATGCCGGGCCAGGAGAAAACCGTCTCGGTGATCACGACGCCGCCGAGCAGTTGGCCGATCTGGATGCCGATCAGAGTGATGATCGGGATCTGCGCGTTCGGCAGGGCATGGCCCAGCACAACGGCGGATTCGGCCAGTCCCTTGGCCTTTGCGGTGCGGACATAGTCGCTGCGCAGCACCTCGAGCATCGTCGCCCGCGTCATGCGCATCGTGGCGGCGGCGAGCGCCGCACCCAGCGTCAGCGCCGGCAGCACAAGATGTCGCAG
Above is a genomic segment from Bosea sp. NBC_00550 containing:
- a CDS encoding glutamine amidotransferase, which encodes MTKKILLAGESWTSTATHIKGWDQFPSVTHHRGADDFLKVLAGPNFDFTYMLCHEAAESFPTSAEELAQYDAIILSDIGANTLLLPPAVWIQSKRFPNRLKAIRDYVLGGGGLIMVGGYYSFQGINGAARYCKTPVEAVLPVTMHPYDDRIEMPEGIEPVATASAQSHPVMAGLGGSLPYILGINEVMARPGADVLLSMPEEEGGHPLLVCGTAGKGRSAAWTTDIGPHWLPNDFLQAPMFRTMWLNLLGWVARSG
- a CDS encoding ABC transporter substrate-binding protein, which codes for MDATTWEFKLRKGVKFHDGSDFTAEDVTDDSGRISHPRTRRPDGAGEADRRLGTPAVRRDALGRCRQGSQRLHPRAGAAIPVRGFQRGDGASRSAATLHVWRLLQHQRIAQRLYRAWHQVLPAARHGDRDLRSARDQRGWRAGHHRDHPPPSRFGRCPGHCDQGDGGL
- the hpxZ gene encoding oxalurate catabolism protein HpxZ; this translates as MLEINIPEVVAEVRAVFDRYERALKENDIPVMEELFWNSALTTRYGVGENLRGWRAISHFRRSGKLGRFRRVLVDTIITTYGRDVATANTEYQREGEALPGRETKTLIRTPDGWRIASAHASLLGLTV
- a CDS encoding ABC transporter substrate-binding protein; its protein translation is MTTTLSRRALIASLAATPAALSSGLGFAQSPRTLTIGVVSDPVTLDPALMASFFELAVAFNLHEPLLHMTPDMKIEPGLASAEQVDPVAYRFTLKPGLTFHDGTALDAAAVKANFERMLDPATASPRRTELGPIDTIEIAGPQSFTIKLKVPYAPFLQVVAVRAGMMVSPTAVKALGADFSAKAVGAGPYKFVSWTKNSELVLERFAGYWRGPASIERLVFRPIPDETVRLANLRSGTIQLVDGVPAQAVAQLSREASVTLKQSPGLGFNAFSLNCTRAPFDNPAVRRAFVTAIDPQTVLRAVYFGTGNVAYGAIPPSIGWAYDPAFAPYKPGSDAAKKLLAEANISGPVPVSITVTNSPAQVRTAEILQAQANQAGFKVEIKQIDSTSLITVLRQKDFDLCMSPWSGRTDPDGNMFNYFTKTGPNNFAGYHSDKVTQLLEQARALTVEAERAKIYREAQNLIAQDAPMLFLAFPATLQASVKALDWVQYPDGNFQLQFAKLS
- a CDS encoding gamma-glutamyltransferase encodes the protein MANPAAVVGHVFGGEVGAVMELDALAQLELPGRGIDGLPRLGQIGLDLQFLVRAHQRVEDVLERLDMDAQRAPNRARPIAPSKRPFPTIIPGLLAKGGKPVRAVGVMGGQYQATGHLQILTGLLDRGLDNQQASDAPRCFVFDGNLSLEPTISATVADDLAARGHRTVWADEPLGGCQIVYVDHDRGVMYGASDHRKDGIALAA
- a CDS encoding ABC transporter permease, whose protein sequence is MSQAPTLVLTSTPRGLARKLVADPRSATGVVLVGLALVMALAAPLIATHDPNIPDFIATLSPPSAEHLFGTDDLGRDTFSRVIYGARASILVGVLSVAAAFILGTATGLVAGFFGGWIDALMMRVMDVIFAFPSILLALAITAVLGPSLTNAVLAIAVVNLPVFARIARAQTLIVARLDFVEASRALGAGTARILFRTILPNIMTPVIVQGSLLFASAIITEAYLSFLGLGVQPPTPTWGNMLRNAIGFLDLAPWLACFPGLAIFLIVLGFNLLGDGLRDKLDPRDAGPT